The Arachis ipaensis cultivar K30076 chromosome B05, Araip1.1, whole genome shotgun sequence nucleotide sequence ACGTCGTCCTAGGCGATGCAGGCTATGTGGGGCTGAGGGACACAGCCGTAGCAGATGCCGTCAATCAGCGGGCGCAAATACCGACAGAGATGCTCAATAGATTCTTATTCTAATATGATATTATATATGTAGTATCATATACTATGAAAAGACTTGTTCCATATGACTTAAGAAAGTATGTTATATGTAACATTGTATAATATATCATGAATTCTCCTATTGAGTTAACATGACCTGAGATATGACATTATAATAAATTATGACGACCTAGCATTATAAGATATATGTAGCAGTATATAGTACGACATCAATTGTCCACCTGTGTTAATTTGATATGATAACAGTAGCAATATATTCACTTCATTAATACATAAATACTCTCAGCATACAAAGTAACCTGATCATAGTCCAACTAAATAATACATAAGGACCAACACATACAAAGATCTTTAAACATAGTCCAGTTCATTAATACGTAAATAAGTTCATTACACCACAACTATTTTCTCATTGACCACTTTACATCCTTCACAAAGTCCTTGCATTTCTTGGCGGCCTTTTTGAACACAGATGGAGTGTAGCGATTAGCGCTACGACGTGGAGGATCAATCCTCAGATTGTAACCTTTGGTTTTGTCATCCGGAGTGCGTGCCTGACCTGGATACAATTTTATAAACATAATTAAATATAGTCCATTATGTACTCAAGGCAACATAGATACCACATATCATTCAGGAAAAACCAAACATAGATATCATTTATGAccacaaaataaataactaatcTATCAAGTAAAGCAAAATACTCAATATAAATACCATCATTACGGGACTCTTCGTCCTTATCGAACTCCTCTatttcatcatcctcatcatcctcCTCATCGTCCGGGTTGTCCACTAGATACGCATCGGTCTCGTGCCCGAGTGTGTtagcattctctttaattctcccCATGGATACACGGTTCGGATTTTGACTATTAAGAACTCCGCGTCCCCCGTCACTCCTACTAGAGTCAACAGATACGAATCCTCCGGAAGCAACCGATGAGGTATGGCCCGGAAACCTCGCATCCAACGAATACCTCCCTGGCATGAACTCAGTTTGATGGCCATATCGTGACTGTCCTGCATCTCCAGCCATAAACCCAAGTAACTGGCTAAAAGAACCGCCTTCGCCTGGTTCAAACTGTGACATACCCCAATATTGTTGATGCTGTGGAAATGAAGGGTTGAAATATGTTTGAGGTACATATTGGCCTGAGAACTGAGGTTGTTCCTGTGGAAGCGGATTTGGAGGTGGTATCTGAGGCGAATGTGGCTCCTGTTCTTCATTGTCATCATCCATATCCTGATTACCCTCATCCATATCCTGATTACCCTCATCATTCTCTTCACCCACAAGATTCGACAAGTTCAATCGGTCCCCAAATTTTCCTCGGTACCAATGCATGTAAGTATCCAAcggatgctgtgaaggcatggGAAGCTCAAAAAGAACGTGGTGATACCTGTTTGTCTAATGCATCACCCAACTGTAATGAGTCGGTGCCGTGGCCCAGTTAAGATTCTTAGGACCAATCAGGACTTCTCCATGCGCCTTGTCCAGATTCCACTCCTCATGAGGTACTCCCTGAACGAAACCGAATTGTCGCCTAATCCTATCGGTAGCATGCCACTCAACACATTCAAATGACACCAAAGGTACTGTAGCGCTCCAGACAACCGAGTGCATATAGATTTCAGCAGGAATTATGTTCGGATCCACGCGATCCACAGTATACGCAACCCACACAAACTAAAAAGAATAAAGGAAACTCATGATTACAACCCAGATAACAATCACATTAACAATGGTTCATTAGATTTACGCAGGCACTAAACAGGAAACTAATACTACTTTAATGAAAACTCACCTGACCTTCCTGAAGTTCATCAAAGGCCTTCCTAAAGTCAGCTAGCTTCATATATCTATATCGTCGGTCACCACGCTCCCAGTTTCGCCACCTAACACGATAAATTTAATGTTGTCAACTGAGTTATAAATATCAAGATAGGGTACATTTAATCATAATATTACCTGTTTGCTAGCGGAAAACTGCGGGGCTCCCTAGGAACCGGCGATAGATATGGCAGTCGGATCCAAGCCCAACCGAGCAGAAGTGTTAGTGGGCCATCTATTTCCTTACAGTCAACTCGAGATGCCCGGCATAACGCCCTGTAGAGGTGTGCTAGGCATGCAGATCCCCAACTGTATTGTATAATACTGCAAAATTCACGAAGCAAGGGTAGAAACTTCCAGTGCACACCTGCCCCTGATTTATCCCCAAACAAGATCGTCCCGATAAGCAACATAATGTGGCACTTGACATACCTCTGTATACCAATTTCATCAGTCAACTGTAAATTTTCTTTAAGATCCCGCAGCCATGTCAGTTTTATGCAGCTGCCTCTACAATCTCACTTACGCGGTGCAACTCCGAACTGATGCAAACACTCCGCCTCCAAGGCTTCGAAACTACTCATTGTCATCCCCGTAACTGGAAGTCCATCAGTCGGAAGACCAAGAATTAGAGCCACATCTTCGAGTCACGACACATTCACCAATGGGAAGATGAAACGTATGTGTGTCGGGGTGCCACCGTTCGATTAGAGCATTCACCAGTGCCTTTTGACATTGGACTACCCCAATCTGTGATGCATGATAAAAGCTGGTAACTCGTAAATGCTCCTCCACTCTATCGTTGTACCAATCCGGAGGAACTGGGTGGTCACATGTCAACATTCTCAACTTCTACAAAAAACATAACAAAGTATGCGTCAACTTCTTAACACTTACTAACTCactactaaaataaaataattttttaacgaCAACAACTAAAACAATAAACCCCtaccaaaattaataaaaatcatggttacaAAATTTGCACAAATAGCTCAACAAGAAACAAGTTACTACCATAAATTCATCTACTAAATCCTTATAAAATAGATAATTCTAacttctaaaattaattattaacccTAATTATTCATAACTtactactactaataataataactaatacATAAATACCTAATCAAAACTCTCTGCAATAACACATTTATTCTGAATAATATCTAATATTAATTAGTCATATACTATTATTTAAACATATTTTCtccaattataaaaaataataataatcactctATGCCTAAATTCTTTTTCTAACAACATTCATAACAACTAACTAACTTGCTAACAAtgaaaattacaattaaaaaatttaaattattcctAATGTAAGACTAACAGTTTCTCACAACAACAATAACATTTACCTTCGTTCAttacaattataattaattattttaaaaagatttaaaaaaaataacccttttttcaataataattataataaaaattgagccactaaaaattatttaaaaaatatctaaaaaatttaaaaaaattcatataaatACTGGAAAATACTAATaatcattttatttatatttctaatttgCACTTCTAATAATAACAACCATAAGAAGTAAATAGTttacaataataattttaaatacaaaaaatttaaaaatattaaaaaaaatttacataatcAGAATGACTGAGATAATGCATAACATGAAGCTTAGGTTGATTAACATCCTTAATTTTATTCTTCTTTGGCATGCTTTTAATTCTTCAACCATGCACAGCTGAGAggtgggagaagaagaagaatggggcTTCAAGCTGAAAATGAAATGTGAGAGAGTGATGTTTTCGGATGATGAGAGGGGTGAATGCATGAGTAAGTGTTTAGTTTCAGGACACCGTTTGGGGAGTTGCTGCAACGCAATGCGTGTCCTTCCCCTTTGAAATCGGACCGTGCGTGTGCTCTCCACAAAATCGGACAGTCCGTGTAGTTGTTGAAACTCAGAGGATCCGAGTTGTTAGTAGTCTGACACCACAACCTCGTGAAGCCCCTCCCTCCTCCATAATGACGTCCAACTCCACTCCAGCTCcaatattgaaaataaaaagcgcCATTAGAACGCATGATGTAGGCCCAGTTAGAAGTTGATGAGAATGATGGAGCTGTACGAGGGGAAATTCCATTGGGCCTATATGAATAGTTTCATTGGAGAATTACTAATATGTTTtggtaatattaattaatttaattttgtgtTACTTTTTTGGAGTGTTTGGATAAATACAAGAAAAGAAGTACACAGAATGGAGCATCGAAACAAAGAGCCAACAAAAGCTAGTTAGTAGTTAGAGTAGAGGAGTTGCAAATTTTGGGCTACAATACTTTTTTTATTGCCTAAAGCTACTGGATTTTTGAAGGAGTTGGCCCAAAACAGAGTCATCaatttatttgttcttttttaCTGTTTTATCCCAAAAAGAAAGAATGGAAGatattaaggtagcgtttgttttgaagtattgagacagagactgagagactaagACTCaatatcgtgtttgttagttcagagactgatactaaaatttctgtctctctgtctctaaaatttcagtatttcagtacctccaaaaagtagggacacaggggactgaaatttttagaaattgagactgaaactttaataacattttatacctaaaatactttcatttcaattaattaattctaattttaccctttgtgcaaattaaattagaatttcattcttatttcaatttctgtctcccattttgtaccaaatagaatactgagatttatttcaatcactgtctcttagtctctgtctctcagtctcagttcttccgtctctgtctctccaccaaacgctaatAGTACATTNNNNNNNNNNNNNNNNNNNNNNNNNAAatcgtaaaaaataaaaaataataaaaataaaagcaaaaaataaaaatgcaaactaAATGTACTATaagttttttttaaatctttggcttcgtaggtttttttttttctatcactTTTGCTAATTTCCAACACCTTGTTAATAGTTATCATTATtactctttaatttaattttctccaCTTTTCTCACTTTTAACATTTGAATTCCctgttaatttcttatttgcgTTATTCCTCAAATTTCCTAActttaatttctacttttaataacTTTCTAGGCAGAAATTTATTTCATGAAACTTTTTAATCAGTTATGATACATCATTTCTTGAGTGACGCCCCGAATtacattattaaattaattatagtGTAATTTGTTAGCTAATATGATATACCTCCTACAAAAAGTGAATACTTTATCCAAGGGTAGATAATAGATGAATTGGCaggtatatattttataataattttttttcgataaaataaaaaagtctcaTGTGGTGCAACTTGCAAGTGAAAAGTGATTCAGTTTTGGAGGGCACATGAACAAATGATAATACAATTAGAGGCTACtctcatttatttatttagttaataTATCAGAGTTTTAATTTGTTCGATAATAATTAGTATGATATCGTTTAACTAAGCAGTTGcctcatcatatatatatataggacagTTTAATTTGCTTTTGGATCGATTCTTAGGTCTTAATAACCTTAGGCTTCAAGAATGTGTTATTATTTGCTTATATAGCGACACTTTTGAGAATATATCAATTAGATGTTATATACAGTATACTGATTTAGACAATTAATTGATTTCCGAAGTTTTACTTAATAAAAATCACGAAAAATTACCTTATGGGTTTAACTTAATTATATGATgtggaaatcaaatcaaatatagtAGCTCTACAATGATAATAATTTGGCTAGTCCAAGTGGAAGCCCCTACTCCCTAGTCCCATAATCATAACATAacatatgaagaagaagaagaaactaaAGTAAGAAATGAAAATGGCACCGACCAGGTCCCATCGGCGTGCCAGAAACTGAACAAGACAAACACACCaaccaattaattaattaagtaccTTTGACACTCTTTTTTCACTTTAATTTGGAGCACCAAATTATGTCTCAACATTTTAGCTTCATCACTCTAAAATACTACCCCCTTTAGGCCTTAGCTCGCTTGTTTTTAATCCCCAACAAGTACGTGCAAACCACCATCTCTGTTTCATATATATGCTTACATAAAAAGATATATATAGTATTATCATTAAAATAAATTTGGTTCTTAATTAATTGGGTTGGAACCCGCTAAATGCTCACCTAGCATACGTTCTTTTATTGAAAAGGATTCAATAATTTTATTATGGAATATTAAAAAAGAGAGATGCTATTAAAAGCTAGCTGTTAAAGCATACTCATTGCCAATTTTTTTTAGAAcctaataaaattgtgaaagaatagaaaaataaaagaattgtgaaagaaaaagatgaaaaaattttattgattgttgattgaatgaattgtaaactatgaaggtaaaattaagtatatatagagtattggcctatgaaagataaaagtagataaagataactataagataagataaagactaaattatcatttaatttgtgCATTTTGTTGGGTTAAATTTGTGGATCGTGAGACatttttattgttgtcatggactaaagtggaagagtggtttaatagAACCAAATTTTTAAATGGAAAATTGCTTTAGGTACTGATCTTTTATTTCAAATCACTCTTTTATATTCATTAATTTCTTAGTTTACCGTAGCTTCACATATATttgttttttcaataaaaatgctACTAATATTAAATTTCAATAAACATTCgtatgttttaaaaatatttgtaatatgatttttatttacaaaaatatCCACAAAATTATAAATATGCGTTTCTTTCTCAAGATATacaattttgattttaattttattcttaatgttTAGCTTCAATTTTACAcctaatattttaatatattttaattatatctctAAGTATGGACAATATATAACGTAACAATCTTATGCTAAtgtactactttttttttttttggtttctacGGTATTTTCCAACTCTACAGGCTAAGAACTAATCCACCGCGGTACTGAACTGTATTTAAAGGTTTGTCATTGGTCAATAGATTGCTGCATGCATAAGGCGGGATTCGAATCCCCAACACTTACTTAAGCATACTAGTGAGtcaaccactagaccaacccaaatGTCATTATAGAGTTGCGATGCTTCATAACACGTTAGCACACAATTTTTTTCACATCAGTATCTCTATTGATGATGTTAATATCtaatgatataattaaaatatatttaaaatattaagaacaaaattaaaataaattaaatgttaatagtattttatttcaaaaatttttgaaaaaagaataaTTTTTCTATAACTTTTTTCCCTCTTATATTCTTAACGAATAGAACATTTTCTATTACAAAAACGGTTGAACGTAGTATGTAGCTAAAATAATTATGTTATAAAAGTGAGTTTTTTCAGTGGTACTCACTTGTTTGTCTGTAACATAAAAAAAAGCAAGGCCACATCCACATAGACTTAGCATTCTTCTGAGATAACAAATACATCATTACAAAATGAATTGAGCATGCACTTTCTTCCCTCATAATTAAGGAATGAAGATGATAAGGGTTTTGTTTATTAGGTCAGTGATCTGGTTATCCATTAATTGCTGGGTTAGgcactttttttttatcttatttaatttattgcCAACCAATTATAAATTATTCTAGTGACTACATTATCCTTTTCTAGCTTATTAATTATTACTAAGATGATAATATGAGATAGATGTGGTGCCACATTAGAACAGATTAAAAAGGAGCACTTGTAAACAATATAACAAAAAGATATAAGGCTTAAATTAGGATTATCATTCTTAGAAAGCCCTTTTCCATTATTGTCCCTTCATAGTTCAtaccaaaagaaaaaagagtatatTAGTACAAACATTACATTATGAACTAGAAGCCAAAAATGATTGACTTTGCCATCAATGATtaattagcaaaagaaaatagtaTGCATAACTAAAAGTATAGTAtgcttttttttccttcttttgttTGTGTGTCAATAATAAAGcatcaataaattttttttggccACTTCTTCTCCTTGTCAACCAGTTACTACTAATTAAAAAATGTGATTACTTATAAAAAGATACTTTcatggaaaaaaaatttaaaactattaGATAGTATTGCGAAAGTAATTCAAGAATCCAAACTTGAGATGAAGAACAACAAGAAACAACAAAGGGAGGAAGCAATAATAGAGAATTCTTGCAAAACAAGAAAGACAGAAAAAACAAAATTTGTATATCAGAATCATAGTTGTCAGAATCGAATCGGTGATAAAACCAGTCAGACTACTAAGTCACTAGATTATTGGTTTAACTGGTAAATCGCTAGTTAAACCGATTGACCCGAtcttatgtaaataaaaaatagtcaaaaacttaaaattaaaatttaaaatacatatattcactaatattttaagaataatcaagctattctaaaacaatatgaaaCATGAACAAtaagtattttattatttttactctatcataaatatttttattttgtttttatattaaaataactattatttttaaatttcaataatttattaattagtttatatcttttatattattatatattacaagtatttattaaaaaaataatattaataattattNNNNNNNNNNNNNNNNNNNNNNNNNNNNNNNNNNNNNNNNNNNNNNNNNNNNNNNNNNNNNNNNNNNNNNNNNNNNNNNNNNNNNNNNNNNNNNNNNNNNNNNNNNNNNNNNNNNNNNNNNNNNNNNNNNNNNNNNNNNNNNNNNNNNNNNNNNNNNNNNNNNNNNNNNNNNNNNNNNNNNNNNNNNNNNNNNNNNNNNNNNNNNNNNNNNNNNNNNNNNNNNNNNNNNNNNNNNNNNNNNNNNNNNNTATCTATTATATTATCATATACTATaagtatttattgaaaaaataatattaatagatattatataattatgaaaagaaaaataagtgattttataactaaaattaaaataaattaaatagaagtaaattatttgatgaaagatatctatatgtattataatttgcaTTTATATTATCAAGAAGCATTATAGCTTGGTGGCTATCAATGGTGCCTCTTTCTTTGAGGAGAGGGGTTTGAACCCCACCTCAAGCATTCCAAAATCAGAGGATCGTATAGTACACACGCGTTGGAGCACGATGAACTTGTAGAATGCTCATGTGCCATAGGTTTGCCCTCCGAGTGGTTTGGTCGGACCGATCTTCATTGAGTTTGACTAGTTTTTACCGCTTCACTTCGGATTAGACTGATTCATTCCAATTCTTTACCTTAAACGGTTCAAACATCGAACTGGATCGGTATAGAATCTGATTCACCGATTTTTTGGTCGAACCAACTGGTCCGGTCCGATTTTAACAACTATGAAAAGAATGTGATTATAGATTTTGGATTGTATGATTATAGAGTTGTGTGTGTAATCCACACTATAATAGCAAATTTATAGTTTTTAAGACACCTTACTTAGATCATTATTCTCTGCACCCCTCAAACTAAGGGTTGGAGCATTAAAAATCTTTAGTTTGCttactaaactatcaaaagagaAAGCTGTTAATGACTTAGTTAAAATGTTTTACAACTTGGGCATGAGTGGGAATGTATATAATGTGAATTATCCCTTTGCTGATTTGATCTCTATCATAATGCAAGTCAACTTCAAAGTGTTTGTTCCTATTATACAATATGGATTTTCAGACAGCAAAACTAGGGGTATTCATAGATTGTTTATGGCCAAAATCTCAATCCGATTCGCATCAAACTCATCGGATCATATCGGATCTAATATTCGCATCTTTTACATTTAGATCCAATCCAATCTAATCCGCACATTTGCGAATCGGACTAGATATCAGATATAtctgcaaaataaaaaatatattaaaattatttctataaaaaaatcaataaaacccATTTNNNNNNNNNNNNNNNNNNNNNNNNNNNNNNNNNNNNNNNNNNNNNNNNNNNNNNNNNNNNNNNNNNNNNNNNNNNNNNNNNNNNNNNNNNNNNNNNTAAACTAATtttttctaaataacaaaaatagaataatacaacatatatgaataataattattaattaaaataaaatataaatacaacatatattatttatttattatttggtGCATATTCGCATATCGGATCACAGATATAGATGTGATATTCGCGGTTCGATCCGATTATAGTGCGCATTAGATCCTATCCGATCTGATCATCTTATGGATAAGATAATTGTGAATTAGATACGGATAAATACCACGAATTTGCGAGTATGATCCGATTCATGAACACCCTTATGCAAAACAGCCCCAAGGTTGTCACAAGAGTTTGAGGAGTTGAACTTTGAATATTAATTTCTCCAAGCAATTTTTGTATCAAATAATTTCTGCAACTGCCTTTGCCAAGCATCTATACTCAGATTTTGTGGAGGATTGACTGACAGCATGCTATTTCCTACAACTTTAGAAGATAGGATTCATACCAAGAAAAATGCAATAGCCACCGGTTGACTTCCTGTCATGTAAGTCTGCAGTCCAATTTGCATATGCAAATGCAAAAGTTCTATAGTCAAAATACTTGCAGAATTTGAGACCATGAGTTACCTTACTTGATCAGAATAGAAGAATTCTCTTTACAGTAGTCCAATGATACTGTAATGGATTATGCATGAGTTGGCTCACCCTATTGACAGCATAGACTATCTTAGGATGAGTTAATGTATCATATTGAAAACCTTCCACTATGGGCCTGTACAATGTGGGATTTTCAATGAAATTTGTTCCTTGAGCAGTAAGTTTGAATGATGGCAGTGTAGGCGTGGAAATAGAATTTGACATATCCATCCCATCTTTCTTTAACAAGtcataaatatatttttcttgaGAGATATGAAGATCACCAACAAATGTAAAATTGAATTCTAATCCCAAAAAATAGTGTAGTTGTCTTAGATCTTTAAGAGAGAAAATGGAATTCAACTTAGTAATaacagatttaatttttttattgttatgttGTTTACCTGTAATGACGCCATCATCCACATAAGCTAGAAGATAAATTGTAGAATTAGTTGTATTTTTGATGGACAAAGAAGTATCATCCTTTACATCTGAAAAACCAAGATTAAAAAGAGTAGATTTAAACTTTAAAAATCAAGCTCAAGAAACTTGTTTAAGACCATAAATAGTCGTATCAAGTTTGCAAACCATACTATTTGTATTAGTGTATATAGGAGGAGGAGTCATATAAACTTGTTCAGTTAAATTAAGAAAAACGTTATTAAAGTCAAATTGGCGTAAACATCAACTTTAGATATAGCTATAGACAAAATTATTTGAATAGTAGTAAGCCTAATGATAGGACTAAAAATCTGTGTGTAGTCTATACCTTCAACCTAATGACATCCCTTTGCAGCTAGCCTGgccttgtattttttttatagaattttCTGGGACACGCTTGATTGCAAACACCCATTTGCATCATATAATAGGTGCATTAGGTGGGGGATAAACAAAATGCCAAGTTTTGTTGGCAATTAAAGCATTATTCTCTTCTATCATTACTTGCAGACAATGAGGAGATTTCATGGCCTGAGAAACAACTTTTGAGACATTTTAAACAAGATTCAGACAATTAGAATGAGCTAAAAGAGCTCTTGCCTTATGAGTACCTGATTTTGACCGAGTTATCATAGTATGAGTGTTGGTAGAGGGTTGaacattcactacaagaaaaaagtcATGTCACCACCCTTTTGTTTAGCCACACATCAAAATTGTGGCCTAAAATGGTCAATAGATAGAAATTTAGCCACACTTTCTTGGTGGCGGtgattgattagagatttggccacacTTTTCACATTACGCTTGTAAAACGTGGCCATAGATAGAAATTGACACGTTTTTTTAAGTGTgcctaatttttttgttttagtcactttttacaAATATGCCCATTTCCTCTAACTATTTGGATACCCAAATAAAATGTGGCAAAAAATTCTCATGAAAAATTTAGATTTTACTCTAATTTGTTTTCCAATTAAGTAGTGAAAAGAAAACTCTTCACATATCTTCAGTCAACTAGAGATGACAATGGGTTTTCCCATCCCTATTGAGTAAAATGCCCTCCGTCCCCACCCCATTCTTGTCACGGGTCCCTATTACAGATACTCGCGGGTATCCACGGTGATAATTGGATATtattaagtttaattttttttaaataacacaATCATAATAAAATCCTATACGATTTAACCATTCCTGGATAGTGTCCTGGCTCGCTGCACGAATAGAAAATGTTTGACCCGAATGGGCAAGGCCTATTACCATGATTCCTTCTGTAGTGCCTACATGCCAAGCTCATCTGTGCCTGCTGAGGTTGCTTCCTAGTATCCAACCTTGGTCTGCTAGTGTTTCCACCAGAAGGACGAATGGGAGCTTTCCCAGCTTGTTGATTCTTGTGCACAGGTGCTACAGACGACTTAAAATTCCTTCTCTGTGTCACCGCATATCGGTACATATTCCTCTGTGGAAATCCTTGACGATTCATCCTTGATGCCACTACCTTTTTTGCACAATCTTCCACTAGTTGATTTTTATTAATCAATTCTGTAAAGTTTCGTATCTCCAACGGAACCACTGAGTTCATCAAATCCTCTCAAAGTCCTCCTTCGAACTTTAAACACTTTCACTTTTCAAAATCTTTGGGATGCCCTTGACAGATCTTGGAAAAACGATACAAATCTTTAAACTTCCTCGTATACGCAGCAACTGACACACCTCCCTGCCAAAACTGCATCAACTCCATCTCCTTCGCATCACGAGTAGCCCTAGGAAAGTACATCATATAAAACTCCTTCTTAAAGACAGACCACAgaatctcatcattctcctgttgcaGTAGGTGCTCCATACCCT carries:
- the LOC110262775 gene encoding serine/threonine-protein phosphatase 7 long form homolog translates to MLLIGTILFGDKSGAGVHWKFLPLLREFCSIIQYSWGSACLAHLYRALCRASRVDCKEIDGPLTLLLGWAWIRLPYLSPVPREPRSFPLANRWRNWERGDRRYRYMKLADFRKAFDELQEGQFVWVAYTVDRVDPNIIPAEIYMHSVVWSATVPLVSFECVEWHATDRIRRQFGFVQGVPHEEWNLDKAHGEVLIGPKNLNWATAPTHYSWVMH